A portion of the Nomia melanderi isolate GNS246 chromosome 2, iyNomMela1, whole genome shotgun sequence genome contains these proteins:
- the Mi-2 gene encoding chromodomain-helicase-DNA-binding protein Mi-2 homolog isoform X5, translating to MYSTKIPEIISFLSGEDDIEETGGQVSNVTQPVDGSSDAEESQRLEEDDDYEPEERKKKKGKKRKARSEDKKGKKKKKKKKSDSGDESDFGGGGGETGDVGGDDSDYAGNRKSRKSSSRKSSSHTAPAPPSQEPTTGMPTIEEVCNTFGLTDVQIEYTDADFQNLTTYKLFQQHVRPLLAKENPKVPMSKLMMLVAAKWRDFSELNPHTQPDADVSSANVDEDNRNSRSNRSGTVQEGEDEEDDDEDSDRKRKSRGSRAKKGKKASKVPTLKIKLGKRKRGSSDEEAEGSGVGTDRDSDMEFEQMLADAEEPSGADGTNKGNIEDSGVEPPAEPPVRRKAKTKIGNKTKKKKKTKTTSKFPDGEEGLQTDHQDYCEVCQQGGEIILCDTCPRAYHLVCLEPELEETPEGKWSCPHCEGEGAAEDDDEHMEFCRICKDGGELLCCDSCTSAYHTHCLNPPLSEIPDGDWKCPRCSCPPLRGKVAKILTWRWKECSETPSEEPSTSKAAPKQRKIREFFVKWADMSYWHCDWITELQLDVFHPLMFRNYSRKYDMDEPPKLEEPLDESDSRVKRLKEQDGATNRDEYNLEERFYRYGVRPEWLVVHRVINHRLSRDGRATYLVKWRELGYDQATWEDEHEDIPGLKQAIEYYLDLRAANCCDGSSSRKGKKGKAKKSKTRELIDDEERTPKRYTPPPDKPTTDLKKKYERQPEYLDQTGMQLHPYQLEGLNWLRYSWGQGIDTILADEMGLGKTIQTITFLYSLYKEGHCKGPFLVSVPLSTIINWEREFETWAPDFYCVTYVGDKDSRIVIRENELSFEEGAVRGGRASKIRSSQIKFNVLLTSYELISIDSACLGSIDWAVLVVDEAHRLKSNQSKFFRLLASYNIAYKLLLTGTPLQNNLEELFHLLNFLCRDKFNDLAAFQNEFADISKEEQVKKLHELLGPHMLRRLKADVLKNMPSKSEFIVRVELSPMQKKYYKYILTRNFEALNPKGGGQQVSLLNIMMDLKKCCNHPYLFPAASQEAPTAPNGSYETSALIKAAGKLVLLSKMLKKLRDDGHRVLIFSQMTKMLDILEDYLEGEGYKYERIDGNITGAQRQEAIDRFNAPGAQQFVFLLSTRAGGLGINLATADTVIIYDSDWNPHNDIQAFSRAHRIGQANKVMIYRFVTRNSVEERVTQVAKRKMMLTHLVVRPGMGGKGSNFSKQELDDILRFGTEELFKEEEGKEDEAIHYDDKAVAELLDRSKEGIEQKENWANEYLSSFKVASYVTKEGETEEEADTEIIKQEAENTDPAYWIKLLRHHYEQQQEDIARTLGKGKRVRKQVNYNDGVVTGEQGTRDDQPWQENLSDYNSDFSAPSDDDKEDDDFDEKGDGDLLSRRSRRRLERRDEKDRPLPPLLARVNGNIEVLGFNARQRKAFLNAIMRYGMPPQDAFNSQWLVRDLRGKSEKNFKAYVSLFMRHLCEPGADNAETFADGVPREGLSRQHVLTRIGVMSLIRKKVQEFEHINGYYSMPEMIRKPVEPVKVEPGDAATGTSSTSATPATSNAPSPSPAATPTPTSASGTTASDASKANSDTAEVKEVKEEQKDKENAEVKDLKEEPKDSKEDEESNAEKDKDKEDVKKEEKDTETEPIDKEKDKTETKDEKSATKEEKLESNESKPKQDSEEDVVIVKDDEEETEKREDKDNKEKDVKDCDSEVMKPKRKFMFNIADGGFTELHTLWLNEEKAAVPGREYEIWHRRHDYWLLAGIVTHGYGRWQDIQNDIRFAIINEPFKMDVGKGNFLEIKNKFLARRFKLLEQALVIEEQLRRAAYLNLTQDPNHPAMSLNARFAEVECLAESHQHLSKESLAGNKPANAVLHKVLNQLEELLSDMKSDVSRLPATLARIPPVAQRLQMSERSILSRLAATAPGGNSSQSGQAALLAQQFPAGFSSGQLPATFAGAANFGNFRPQYSVPGQPPQGFTA from the exons ATGTATTCAACGAAGATTCCTgaaattatttcgtttttatcAG GTGAAGATGATATAGAAGAAACTGGAGGTCAAGTTTCGAATGTTACCCAGCCAGTGGATGGTTCATCAGATGCAGAAGAATCTCAGAGATTA GAGGAAGATGATGATTATGAAccagaagaaaggaagaagaagaaaggaaaaaagcgAAAAGCACGCAGTGAAGACaagaagggaaagaaaaagaagaaaaagaaaaaatctgaTTCCGGAGAT GAGAGCGATTTtggaggtggtggtggtgaaACAGGTGACGTAGGTGGAGATGACAGTGACTATGCAGGAAACAGAAAAAGTAGGAAATCTTCGTCAAGAAAGTCATCTAGTCATACAGCACCAGCTCCTCCAAGTCAGGAGCCTACCACAGGCATGCCTACCATTGAAGAAGTTTGTAATACCTTTGGATTGACTGATGTACAGATCGAATACACTGATGCAGACTTCCAAAACTTAACAACTTATAAATTATTCCAACAACACGTTAGACCTCTTTTAGCAAAGGAGAAtccaaaa GTACCAATGTCAAAACTTATGATGTTGGTAGCCGCCAAATGGCGCGATTTCTCCGAATTGAATCCCCATACGCAACCCGATGCAGACGTATCATCTGCTAATGTTGACGAAGATAATAGAAATTCAAGGTCGAATCGTAGCGGTACAGTACAAGAAGGcgaggacgaagaggacgacgatGAGGACAGTGATAGAAAACGAAAATCGAGAGGGTCCAGAGccaaaaaaggaaagaaagcgtCTAAAGTACccacattgaaaataaaacttgGAAAGCGTAAACGAGGAAGCTCG GATGAGGAAGCAGAAGGAAGCGGAGTCGGTACCGACAGAGACTCTGACATGGAATTTGAACAGATGTTGGCTGATGCGGAAGAGCCGTCTGGCGCGGATGGAACAAACAAAGGGAACATCGAGGACAGCGGGGTTGAGCCACCAGCAGAACCCCCAGTCCGTAGGAAGGCAAAAACTAAAATTGGTAACAAgactaagaaaaagaaaaaaacgaaaactACATCCAAGTTTCCGGATGGAGAAGAAGGTCTTCAG ACCGATCATCAAGACTATTGCGAAGTGTGTCAGCAAGGTGGTGAAATCATATTGTGTGACACATGCCCTAGAGCATATCATTTAGTATGCTTAGAGCCTGAATTAGAAGAAACACCCGAAGGGAAATGGAGTTGTCCTCATTGTGAAGGAGAAG GCGCAGCGGAAGACGACGACGAACACATGGAATTCTGTAGAATATGTAAAGACGGCGGCGAATTGTTATGCTGTGATAGTTGTACTAGCGCGTACCACACACACTGTTTAAATCCACCGCTCTCCGAAATTCCCGATGGCGACTGGAAATGCCCCAGATGTTCTTGTCCACCTCTACGTGGGAAAGTAGCAAAGATTTTAACGTGGAGGTGGAAAGAGTGTTCAGAAACACCCTCGGAGGAGCCTTCTACGAGCAAAGCTGCTCCCAAGCAGCGTAAAATCCGCGAATTCTTTGTAAAATGGGCGGACATGTCATACTGGCATTGCGACTGGATTACAGAGTTGCAATTGGATGTTTTCCATCCACTTATGTTCAGGAATTACTCACGAAAATATGACATGGACGAACCGCCGAAGTTGGAGGAGCCATTGGATGAAAGCGACTCTCGCGTAAAACGACTGAAAGAACAGGATGGTGCTACGAACAGAGATGAATACAACTTGGAAGAACGGTTCTATCGTTATGGTGTTCGACCGGAATGGCTCGTGGTGCATCGAGTAATTAATCATCGACTTTCACGAGACGGCAGGGCAACGTATCTAGTTAAATGGAGGGAGTTAGGATACGACCAAGCTACTTGGGAAGACGAACACGAAGATATTCCGGGCTTGAAACAGGCAATCGAGTATTATCTGGATCTCAGGGCAGCGAACTGTTGCGACGGTAGTTCCTCGCGCAAGGGCAAGAAGG GTAAAGCTAAAAAGTCGAAGACTCGTGAGCTTATCGACGATGAAGAAAGAACACCTAAAAGATACACTCCGCCACCGGATAAACCTACCACTGACCTCAAAAAGAAATACGAGCGACAACCAGAATACTTGGATCAAACAGGAATGCAATTGCATCCTTATCAATTAGAA GGATTGAATTGGTTGAGATACTCCTGGGGCCAAGGTATAGATACTATTTTGGCGGACGAGATGGGTCTAGGGAAAACTATTCAAACCATTACTTTCCTGTACTCTTTGTACAAAGAAGGTCATTGCAAAGGACCTTTCTTGGTTTCCGTGCCTCTGTCAACTATCATCAATTGGGAACGTGAATTTGAAACCTGGGCACCTGACTTCTACTGTGTTACTTACGTTG GTGATAAGGATAGCCGTATCGTGATTCGTGAGAACGAGTTGTCTTTCGAAGAGGGTGCTGTACGCGGCGGTAGAGCGTCGAAAATTCGGTCTTCTCAAATCAAGTTCAACGTGCTGCTTACCAGTTACGAACTCATTTCTATCGACTCCGCGTGCCTGGGATCCATAGATTGGGCTGTGTTAGTAGTAGACGAGGCGCACAGATTGAAATCCAATCAGTCGAAGTTCTTCAGACTTTTAGCGTCCTATAATATCGCGTACAAGTTATTATTAACTGGTACTCCCTTGCAGAACAACTTGGAAGAGTTGTTCCATCTGCTAAACTTCTTGTGCCGCGACAAATTCAACGACTTAGCTGCGTTCCAGAACGAATTCGCTGACATTTCGAAGGAGGAGCAGGTGAAGAAGTTGCATGAACTCCTTGGTCCTCACATGTTGAGGAGGTTGAAGGCTGACGTATTAAAGAACATGCCAAGTAAATCAGAGTTCATCGTTCGCGTTGAGCTGTCGCCGATGCAGAAGAAATACTACAAGTACATTCTGACGAGAAATTTCGAAGCGTTGAATCCCAAGGGAGGAGGTCAACAAGTATCGCTTCTAAACATCATGATGGACTTGAAGAAATGTTGCAACCATCCTTACTTATTCCCGGCCGCGTCTCAAGAAGCGCCAACTGCGCCTAACGGTAGCTACGAAACGTCTGCGTTGATCAAAGCTGCTGgcaaattagtattattaagcAAAATGCTGAAAAAGTTGCGGGACGACGGCCATAGAGTACTGATCTTTTCGCAAATGACGAAAATGTTGGACATTCTTGAGGATTATTTGGAAGGAGAAGGTTACAAGTACGAGAGAATCGATGGCAACATCACAGGCGCTCAGCGACAAGAGGCTATAGACAGATTCAATGCTCCCGGTGCGCAGCAATTCGTTTTCTTGCTTTCCACTCGCGCGGGTGGCTTGGGCATCAACTTAGCCACAGCCGACACTGTGATTATTTACGATTCCGATTGGAATCCGCACAATGACATTCAAGCGTTCAGCAGAGCTCACAGGATCGGTCAGGCTAACAAGGTGATGATTTATAGATTCGTCACCCGTAATTCCGTGGAGGAACGAGTTACACAAGTAGCGAAACGCAAAATGATGCTGACTCATTTGGTCGTTAGACCTGGAATGGGTGGGAAAGGTTCGAACTTCAGCAAACAAGAACTAGACGACATTTTACGATTCGGTACCGAGGAATTGTTCAAGGAGGAAGAAGGTAAAGAGGATGAAGCAATTCATTACGATGACAAAGCCGTCGCCGAACTGTTAGACAGGAGCAAAGAGGGTATCGAGCAGAAAGAGAATTGGGCCAATGAATACTTAAGTTCCTTCAAAGTTGCGTCGTACGTAACCAAGGAAGGTGAAACAGAAGAGGAAGCAGACACCGAAATTATCAAGCAAGAAGCCGAAAACACGGATCCTGCTTATTGGATCAAACTATTGAGGCATCATTACGAACAACAGCAAGAAGATATTGCTAGAACACTTGGGaaag GTAAACGAGTACGTAAACAGGTGAATTACAACGACGGAGTAGTAACCGGGGAACAAGGGACAAGAGACGATCAACCTTGGCAAGAGAATTTGTCCGATTATAACAGCGATTTCAGTGCGCCGAGCGACGACGACAAAGAGGACGATGATTTCGATGAGAAAGGTGACGGAGATCTATTATCTCGCAGGAGCAGACGAAGATTAGAAAGGAGAGACGAAAAGGATCGACCTCTTCCGCCGTTACTTGCACGAGTGAATGGAAACATTGAA GTGCTGGGCTTCAATGCCAGGCAAAGAAAGGCATTCTTGAATGCGATTATGCGTTACGGAATGCCACCGCAGGACGCATTCAACTCTCAGTG GCTGGTACGGGATCTCCGCGGTAAATCGGAGAAGAACTTCAAAGCCTACGTGTCGTTGTTCATGCGACATCTCTGTGAGCCAGGCGCCGATAATGCTGAAACATTTGCGGATGGCGTGCCGAGAGAAGGTCTCAGTAGACAACACGTTTTGACGAGAATCGGTGTGATGTCATTAATTAGGAAAAAG GTTCAAGAATTCGAGCACATAAACGGGTACTATTCGATGCCTGAAATGATCCGGAAACCAGTCGAACCTGTCAAAGTAGAACCTGGAGACGCGGCAACCGGTACTAGTAGTACCAGCGCTACACCAGCCACTTCCAATGCCCCTAGTCCAAGTCCAGCCGCAACTCCAACTCCAACTTCCGCTTCTGGAACCACGGCCAGCGATGCCAGTAAAGCAAATTCCGATACGGCTGAAGTGAAAGAGGTGAAGGAAGAACAGAAAGACAAAGAG aatGCAGAGGTAAAGGATCTAAAAGAAGAACCTAAAGATTCAAAGGAGGATGAAGAGAGCAATGCTGAGAAGGATAAGGACAAGGAGGATgtgaagaaagaagagaaagacaCGGAGACAGAACCAATTGACAAAGAGAAAGATAAAACAGAGACCAAGGACGAAAAGTCCGCGACGAAAGAAGAGAAGTTAGAGAGCAATGAAAGCAAACCGAAACAGGACTCCGAAGAAGATGTAGTCATTGTTAAAGACGACGAGGAAGAGACCGAGAAGCGAGAGGACAAGGATAACAAGGAAAAGGACGTGAAGGATTGTGATTCGGAGGTGATGAAGCCCAAACGAAAATTCATGTTCAACATTGCTGACGGCGGGTTCACGGAGCTGCACACATTGTGGTTGAACGAGGAGAAAGCTGCTGTACCTGGCCGTGAATACGAAATTTGGCATCGAAGACACGACTACTGGCTATTAGCTGGTATAGTCACACATGGCTATGGTCGTTGGCAAGACATTCAGAATGACATCAG GTTCGCCATAATAAATGAACCGTTCAAGATGGACGTAGGCAAAGGTAACTTCctagaaataaagaataagtTTTTAGCTCGACGCTTCAAACTGTTGGAACAAGCGCTAGTGATAGAGGAACAGTTGAGAAGAGCCGCGTACCTGAATCTAACGCAGGATCCTAATCATCCTGCGATGAGTCTAAATGCGAGATTCGCTGAAGTCGAGTGCCTTGCTGAATCCCATCAACATCTTAGCAAAGAAAGTCTTGCCGGTAACAAGCCAGCGAACGCTGTATTACATAAG GTACTAAACCAATTGGAAGAACTATTGTCCGACATGAAATCGGACGTGAGCCGTTTACCAGCGACTTTAGCTCGCATTCCACCTGTTGCGCAAAGACTTCAGATGTCTGAGAGATCGATATTAAGTCGATTGGCTGCGACTGCGCCAGGTGGCAATAGTTCTCAATCGGGACAAGCAGCTCTGTTAGCACAACAATTCCCTGCAGGTTTCTCTAGCGGTCAATTGCCAGCCACTTTCGCGGGGGCAGCCAATTTCGGCAATTTTAGACCACAATACTCAGTACCAGGTCAACCTCCACAAGGATTTACAG CTTGA